Proteins found in one Mucilaginibacter terrenus genomic segment:
- a CDS encoding helix-turn-helix domain-containing protein yields MECLPKVYLYRRVLNAKLFIDANFDQSIDLDIIAGEAYFSKFHFIRIFKKVYGKTPHQYLIWVRLQKAGLLLQTGLSIPNVCFAIGFESVSTFTTLFKASFATTPGTYQQQQIARLQEMKEAPLKFIPNCFAQKNGWINK; encoded by the coding sequence ATGGAGTGTTTACCAAAAGTTTATTTGTACCGGCGCGTGCTAAATGCTAAGCTGTTTATTGATGCAAATTTTGATCAGTCAATCGATCTTGATATTATAGCAGGCGAGGCATACTTCTCTAAATTTCATTTTATCAGGATATTTAAAAAGGTTTACGGCAAAACGCCGCATCAATACCTTATATGGGTAAGGCTGCAAAAAGCCGGCTTGCTTTTACAAACTGGCTTGAGCATACCAAATGTATGTTTTGCCATAGGCTTTGAAAGTGTTAGCACCTTTACCACATTGTTTAAGGCATCTTTTGCTACAACACCCGGCACTTACCAGCAACAACAAATTGCGCGTCTGCAAGAGATGAAAGAAGCGCCTTTGAAGTTTATTCCTAACTGTTTTGCGCAAAAGAATGGCTGGATTAATAAATAG
- a CDS encoding glycoside hydrolase family 31 protein, producing MEEKVPNPELLTARLLVTEDIVVDEEEFHHLNNPADGIKPIVKKYLGVPNHAEQKGNKFIFTDGDASVEVTIVTKDIIRVRLAPHSVFLEEFSYAVPELPSKAVKFELTENDLEFRVSTEAINCHIRKQDFFISFSDKDDHVTSTDAVPMHWEENTKFGGYYVFCTKKCDTNESFFGLGDKATEFNLRGKRLKNWNTDAYSYSWNQDPLYRSIPFYISVNEGIAHGIFFDNTFKAHFDFGGEDTTKTSFWADGGELQYYYIHGPHMMDVVKNYHILTGTHPMPPLWALGYHQCRWSYYPENKVRVIANGFRKNKIPCDSIYLDIDYMDGYRCFTWNKKYFPDPRKLLEDLSANGFKTVVIIDPGIRVDDNYWVFKEGKEKKYFCRRSDDYFMEGHVWPGRCQFPDFTNPEVRAWWGDLFDELVDLGVAGVWNDMNEPAVFGSGTFPDDVRHQYDGYRGSHRKAHNVYGMQMVRATYEGLRKQMKNKRPFTITRAGYAGVQRYSSVWTGDNVASWEHLKIGNVQLQRLSVSGISFCGTDIGGFSGEPDGELFTRWIQMGTFSPFMRAHSAGDTKEREPWSFGEPFTSINRKFIELRYRLLPYLYSAFWEHHRYGFPILRPVVMHDQATVSNHFRQDEFSFGDKILVCPVLEPGQQSRKVYLPKGTWYNFWSLEPVEGGQEVSVATPIDIMPLFVKAGSVIPEYPVMQHTSERPIEEVKLNIYYSDYEVNSFLFEDYGETFAYEQDIYLEKKFIVKGTADTLAIKQSMEGLYTPRYEGYHFKLNGLPFVPTKIVADGKEITEIAVNADKTYEFKFPKNFKQIEISK from the coding sequence ATGGAAGAAAAAGTACCTAATCCCGAGTTGTTAACAGCGCGCCTTCTGGTAACTGAGGACATTGTTGTTGACGAGGAAGAATTTCACCACCTTAATAACCCTGCCGATGGCATTAAACCCATCGTTAAAAAATATCTCGGCGTACCCAATCACGCCGAACAAAAAGGCAACAAGTTTATATTTACTGATGGTGATGCAAGCGTTGAGGTAACTATTGTTACCAAAGACATTATCAGGGTTCGTCTTGCACCGCACAGCGTTTTCCTGGAGGAGTTCTCTTACGCCGTACCCGAGCTGCCTTCTAAAGCCGTTAAATTTGAGCTTACAGAGAACGATTTAGAGTTTAGGGTATCTACCGAAGCTATAAACTGCCACATACGCAAACAAGACTTTTTTATCTCTTTCTCTGATAAGGATGACCACGTCACCAGTACCGATGCTGTGCCGATGCACTGGGAAGAGAACACCAAGTTTGGCGGCTATTACGTGTTCTGCACCAAAAAATGCGATACTAACGAAAGCTTTTTTGGCCTTGGCGATAAAGCCACGGAGTTTAATTTGCGAGGTAAAAGGCTGAAGAACTGGAATACCGATGCTTACTCTTACAGCTGGAACCAGGATCCGCTTTACCGCTCTATACCGTTCTACATTAGCGTAAACGAAGGGATTGCCCATGGTATTTTCTTCGACAATACGTTCAAAGCACACTTTGATTTTGGTGGTGAAGACACTACTAAAACCAGCTTTTGGGCAGATGGCGGCGAGTTACAATACTATTACATCCACGGCCCGCATATGATGGATGTGGTAAAGAACTACCACATACTTACCGGTACACACCCAATGCCCCCTTTATGGGCTTTGGGTTACCACCAGTGCCGCTGGAGCTATTACCCCGAAAATAAAGTAAGGGTTATTGCCAACGGCTTCCGTAAAAACAAGATCCCGTGTGACAGCATCTACCTTGATATAGATTATATGGATGGGTACCGCTGCTTTACCTGGAATAAAAAGTATTTCCCTGATCCGCGTAAACTTCTGGAAGATCTTTCTGCTAATGGCTTTAAAACGGTTGTGATCATAGATCCGGGAATTCGGGTAGATGATAACTACTGGGTATTTAAAGAAGGCAAGGAGAAGAAATATTTCTGTCGCCGCAGCGATGATTACTTTATGGAAGGCCATGTATGGCCAGGCCGTTGCCAGTTTCCTGATTTTACCAACCCAGAGGTACGTGCCTGGTGGGGAGACCTGTTTGACGAATTGGTGGACCTTGGTGTAGCAGGCGTTTGGAACGATATGAACGAGCCTGCGGTGTTTGGTTCGGGGACTTTCCCTGACGACGTGCGCCATCAATATGACGGCTATCGCGGTAGCCACCGTAAAGCGCATAATGTTTACGGCATGCAAATGGTGCGCGCCACCTACGAGGGTCTACGCAAGCAAATGAAGAACAAGCGCCCATTCACCATTACCCGTGCAGGATACGCTGGTGTACAGCGTTACTCATCTGTATGGACGGGTGATAACGTGGCGTCATGGGAACACCTTAAAATAGGTAACGTTCAGTTGCAGCGCCTTTCGGTATCCGGCATCTCTTTTTGCGGGACAGATATTGGCGGTTTCAGTGGCGAGCCTGATGGCGAACTTTTTACCCGCTGGATACAAATGGGTACGTTCTCTCCGTTTATGCGCGCGCACTCCGCGGGTGATACCAAAGAACGCGAGCCATGGAGCTTTGGCGAGCCGTTTACCAGCATCAACCGCAAATTTATAGAACTTCGTTATCGCTTGCTGCCTTATCTTTATTCGGCATTTTGGGAGCATCATCGCTACGGCTTCCCTATACTGAGGCCGGTTGTAATGCACGACCAAGCAACCGTGTCTAACCACTTCCGCCAGGATGAGTTCTCCTTCGGCGATAAAATATTGGTATGCCCGGTATTGGAGCCCGGTCAGCAAAGCCGTAAGGTATACCTGCCTAAAGGTACCTGGTACAACTTCTGGAGCCTGGAACCTGTAGAAGGCGGGCAGGAAGTTAGTGTTGCCACACCAATAGACATCATGCCGTTGTTTGTGAAAGCTGGATCGGTTATACCGGAATACCCAGTAATGCAGCATACCTCCGAGCGGCCGATAGAAGAAGTTAAGCTGAATATCTATTACAGCGATTATGAGGTAAACTCGTTCTTATTTGAAGATTATGGTGAGACATTTGCGTACGAACAGGATATCTATCTGGAAAAGAAATTTATTGTAAAGGGTACAGCTGATACGCTGGCCATTAAGCAAAGCATGGAAGGATTGTATACACCGAGGTACGAAGGCTACCACTTTAAGCTGAACGGCCTGCCATTTGTCCCAACTAAAATTGTAGCAGACGGTAAGGAGATAACCGAAATAGCTGTGAATGCTGATAAAACTTACGAGTTTAAGTTCCCTAAGAACTTCAAACAGATAGAGATATCAAAATAG
- the gap gene encoding type I glyceraldehyde-3-phosphate dehydrogenase, whose translation MKIGINGFGRIGRLAFRAAIEREGVEVVGINDLVEPDYMAYMLKYDSTHGQFKGTVAVEGGHLVVNGKTIRVTAEKDPANLKWSEVGAEVIIESTGLFLTQETAQKHIDAGAKKVVMSAPAKDDTPTFVMGVNHKQLKADQNIVSNASCTTNCLAPIAKVLNDKFGIEEGLMSTIHAVTATQKTVDGPSAKDWRGGRGAYQNIIPSSTGAAKAVGLVLPELKGKLTGMSFRVPVADVSVVDLTVRLKTATSYDAVKAAMKEASEGELKGILGYTEDEVVSEDFKGDSRTSIFDAKAGIALNENFVKVVSWYDNEWGYSNKLIDLVQEIGKL comes from the coding sequence ATGAAAATAGGAATTAACGGCTTTGGCCGTATCGGCCGTTTAGCTTTCCGCGCTGCCATTGAAAGAGAAGGCGTTGAAGTAGTAGGTATTAACGACCTTGTTGAGCCGGATTACATGGCTTACATGCTGAAATACGATTCGACCCACGGGCAGTTCAAAGGTACCGTTGCTGTAGAAGGCGGCCACCTTGTAGTAAACGGTAAAACCATCCGTGTAACTGCTGAAAAAGACCCTGCGAACCTTAAATGGAGCGAAGTAGGTGCTGAAGTAATTATCGAATCAACCGGCTTGTTCCTTACCCAGGAAACAGCTCAAAAACATATTGATGCTGGCGCCAAAAAAGTAGTAATGAGCGCGCCTGCAAAAGATGATACCCCTACCTTTGTAATGGGTGTTAATCACAAACAACTTAAAGCAGATCAGAACATAGTTTCTAATGCTTCATGTACTACCAACTGTTTAGCCCCTATTGCTAAAGTACTGAACGATAAATTTGGTATCGAAGAAGGTTTGATGAGCACTATCCACGCAGTAACTGCTACTCAAAAAACAGTTGATGGCCCGTCTGCTAAAGACTGGAGAGGTGGCCGTGGTGCTTACCAGAACATCATCCCTTCATCAACCGGCGCTGCTAAAGCTGTTGGCTTGGTTCTTCCGGAACTTAAAGGCAAACTTACTGGTATGTCATTCCGTGTTCCGGTTGCTGACGTATCTGTAGTTGACTTAACAGTTCGCCTTAAAACTGCGACTTCATACGATGCTGTTAAAGCTGCTATGAAAGAAGCTTCTGAAGGTGAATTAAAAGGTATCTTAGGTTACACTGAAGACGAAGTAGTATCAGAAGATTTCAAAGGCGATTCTCGCACTTCTATCTTCGATGCTAAAGCCGGTATCGCTCTGAACGAGAACTTTGTTAAGGTTGTATCTTGGTACGATAACGAATGGGGTTATTCAAACAAACTAATTGACCTGGTACAGGAAATTGGCAAGTTGTAA
- the glgB gene encoding 1,4-alpha-glucan branching protein GlgB yields MSNSVEPYSRFTDFDIDLFKSGKHFKLYEKLGSHVVEHNGITGTYFAVWAPNAQHVSVIGNFNGWNRESHPLNYRWDASGIWEGWIPNVGNGETYKYFIKSSTGENLEKSDPFALRWELPPHTASIVSDTYYEWSDQDWMAKRYQYNALDKPWSVYEMHVGSWARSPESPDEFLSYRQLAEKLVPYIKEMGFTHVEFMPIMEHPYYPSWGYQISGFFAASSRYGSPQDLMYLIEELHKADIGVILDWVPSHFPGDAHALYNFDGTHLYEHADVRKGFHPDWKSYIFNYGRNEVRAFLISNALFWLDRYHVDGLRVDAVASMLYLDYSRKHGEWEPNIYGGNENLEAISFLKEFNSTVFSHFPDVQTIAEESTSFNGVSRPVYTGGLGFGMKWMMGWMHDTINYFAEDPINRKYHQDKLTFSLVYAFTENFMLPFSHDEVVYGKGSMLGKMPGDDWQRFANLRLMYSFMYTHPGTKLLFMGSEFGQTAEWNFQQSLDWHLLQYDSHNGIKEAVKAINHLYKSEPALYERAFDWTGFEWIDASNLADSIIVYLRKGVDAANDLVVVLNMTPVTRSNYRIGLPASGTWSEIFNSDATAYWGSGSLNTEPIVSEAQAWHGKENSMHVNVPPLAVSIFKKTQAAIKAE; encoded by the coding sequence ATGTCAAATTCTGTTGAACCCTACAGCCGGTTTACTGATTTCGACATCGACCTGTTTAAATCAGGCAAGCACTTTAAGCTTTACGAAAAGCTAGGATCGCATGTAGTGGAGCATAATGGCATTACAGGTACTTACTTTGCCGTATGGGCACCTAACGCGCAGCATGTATCGGTTATTGGCAACTTCAACGGTTGGAACCGTGAGTCGCATCCGCTTAATTACCGTTGGGACGCTTCCGGTATATGGGAGGGCTGGATCCCAAATGTGGGTAATGGCGAAACATACAAATACTTTATCAAATCATCTACAGGGGAGAACCTGGAGAAGAGCGACCCTTTTGCGCTTCGCTGGGAATTGCCACCGCATACAGCTTCCATAGTCTCAGATACTTATTACGAATGGAGTGACCAGGATTGGATGGCTAAGCGCTATCAATACAATGCGCTGGATAAACCATGGTCGGTTTACGAGATGCATGTAGGCTCGTGGGCACGCAGTCCCGAAAGCCCGGACGAGTTCCTGAGCTACCGGCAGCTTGCCGAAAAACTGGTGCCCTACATAAAAGAGATGGGCTTTACACACGTAGAGTTCATGCCAATAATGGAGCACCCTTACTACCCAAGCTGGGGATACCAGATCAGCGGTTTCTTTGCAGCATCCTCTCGATACGGTTCACCACAAGATTTGATGTACCTGATAGAAGAACTGCACAAGGCTGATATAGGTGTGATACTGGATTGGGTTCCGTCCCATTTCCCCGGTGATGCGCATGCATTATATAATTTTGACGGCACGCATCTTTATGAGCATGCCGACGTACGTAAGGGCTTTCACCCGGATTGGAAGTCATACATTTTCAACTATGGCCGTAATGAGGTGAGGGCTTTTCTTATCAGCAATGCATTATTCTGGCTGGACCGTTACCATGTGGATGGCTTAAGGGTAGATGCAGTGGCATCAATGCTTTACCTCGACTACTCTCGTAAACATGGCGAATGGGAGCCAAACATATATGGTGGTAACGAGAACCTTGAGGCGATATCCTTTTTAAAGGAGTTCAACTCAACAGTATTCAGCCATTTTCCTGATGTGCAAACTATAGCTGAAGAGTCGACGTCCTTCAACGGCGTTAGCAGGCCGGTTTACACCGGAGGGCTCGGTTTCGGTATGAAATGGATGATGGGCTGGATGCATGATACCATCAACTACTTCGCGGAAGATCCTATCAACCGCAAGTACCACCAGGACAAGCTTACGTTTAGCCTGGTATACGCGTTTACCGAAAACTTTATGCTGCCCTTCTCTCACGACGAGGTGGTATACGGTAAAGGCTCAATGCTGGGCAAAATGCCAGGTGACGATTGGCAGCGTTTCGCTAACCTGCGCCTGATGTACAGTTTTATGTATACACATCCCGGCACTAAATTACTGTTTATGGGCAGCGAGTTTGGTCAGACCGCGGAGTGGAACTTCCAGCAATCGCTTGACTGGCACTTGCTGCAGTATGATAGTCACAATGGTATTAAAGAAGCGGTAAAAGCTATCAATCACCTTTATAAGTCTGAACCGGCGTTATACGAACGGGCATTCGACTGGACAGGCTTTGAATGGATTGATGCCAGCAATCTGGCAGACTCAATAATTGTTTACTTACGAAAAGGAGTAGACGCTGCAAACGACCTGGTAGTCGTGCTGAACATGACACCTGTAACGCGAAGCAATTACCGCATAGGTCTGCCCGCAAGCGGCACATGGAGTGAGATATTCAATTCAGATGCTACAGCTTACTGGGGCAGTGGTTCGCTCAATACAGAGCCAATAGTTTCTGAAGCTCAAGCGTGGCACGGAAAAGAAAACTCAATGCATGTAAATGTTCCCCCATTGGCAGTTTCTATCTTCAAGAAAACACAAGCAGCAATTAAAGCGGAATAA
- a CDS encoding polyphosphate kinase 2 family protein: protein MKEIADRFRIVNTEKFSLDKLETDDTAGFKKEESEELLSDLIKQTAKLQTELYAANSYSLLVIFQAMDAAGKDSAIAHTMSGLNPQGCQVYSFKQPTSEDYEHDFLWRHYKALPERGRIGIHNRSHYENVLVTKVHPEFILKESIPRITDVKDIKKKFWEQRYESIRNFEKHLNAEGTVIIKFFLHLSKKEQKKRFLARIEDPEKNWKFAFGDLEERERWDDYMDAYEQAIKETSTTDSPWYVVPADKKWFTRIAISSIILETLKGLKMQYPELPKEEADKIAQAKAQLEAE, encoded by the coding sequence ATGAAGGAAATTGCCGACCGGTTCAGGATAGTAAATACCGAAAAGTTTTCGTTGGATAAGCTGGAAACTGACGACACCGCAGGATTCAAAAAAGAAGAATCGGAAGAGCTGCTAAGCGATCTGATTAAGCAAACTGCCAAGCTTCAAACGGAGCTGTATGCGGCTAACAGCTATTCGTTGCTGGTGATCTTTCAGGCGATGGATGCTGCAGGTAAGGACAGTGCTATAGCACACACCATGTCTGGCTTAAATCCTCAAGGATGCCAGGTTTACAGTTTTAAACAGCCGACCAGCGAAGATTATGAGCATGATTTTTTGTGGCGGCACTACAAGGCCTTGCCAGAACGCGGACGCATAGGTATACACAACCGCTCGCATTACGAGAATGTGCTGGTTACAAAAGTGCACCCGGAGTTTATTCTGAAAGAGAGCATCCCACGTATTACAGATGTAAAAGACATTAAGAAAAAGTTTTGGGAGCAGAGATACGAAAGCATAAGAAACTTTGAGAAACACCTTAATGCCGAAGGCACAGTAATTATCAAGTTCTTTCTGCACCTATCCAAAAAAGAACAAAAGAAACGTTTTCTTGCACGGATAGAAGATCCGGAGAAGAATTGGAAGTTTGCTTTTGGTGATCTTGAAGAACGTGAACGTTGGGACGATTACATGGACGCGTACGAACAGGCCATCAAGGAAACAAGCACAACTGACAGCCCGTGGTATGTGGTACCGGCAGATAAAAAGTGGTTTACCCGGATTGCTATTTCCTCTATTATCCTCGAGACACTAAAAGGATTAAAAATGCAATATCCTGAGCTGCCTAAAGAAGAAGCTGATAAAATTGCACAAGCTAAAGCTCAATTAGAAGCTGAATAA
- a CDS encoding alpha-L-fucosidase, with amino-acid sequence MRRVLSIIFFCFVFALTASAQTKSLTELQQRFVDLRFGMFIHFNMPTYNNADWPDPEASPALFNPKKLDCNQWAKAAKSANMSYGCLTTKHHSGFCIWNTKTTDYSVMNSPYKKDVVKQFTDAFRAKGLKVMLYYSILDTHHKLRPNSITPKHFEMVKAQLTELLTKYGKIEALIIDGWDAPWSRISYDDINFEDVYHQVKSLQPECVIMDLNGAKYPAEGLFYTDIKTYEMGAGQRISKETNRMPALACLPINSAWFWKTDFPTTPVKDAAKLVSEDIIPLNKVDCNFILNVAPNRDGLIDDNALTALKQIGGLWKNDGPAPKLAPTGAPIISTNLAKNKPANSSWSDDMNIMDFANDDDFISSWTSNSAVEKPWYEVDFGKNTDFNAVVISEEKPNITNYRIEYLQNGVWKPIPTAENGSRVKVNRFDRVYGDKVRVWIDKADHQVSIAELGVYNERR; translated from the coding sequence ATGAGACGCGTTTTATCTATTATTTTCTTTTGCTTTGTTTTTGCACTAACAGCTAGTGCACAAACCAAATCGTTAACAGAGCTGCAGCAAAGGTTTGTCGACCTTCGTTTTGGTATGTTTATCCACTTTAACATGCCTACGTACAACAATGCCGACTGGCCTGATCCTGAAGCATCTCCTGCGTTGTTTAATCCTAAGAAGCTGGATTGTAACCAATGGGCTAAAGCAGCCAAATCTGCTAACATGAGTTATGGTTGCCTTACTACAAAGCACCATAGCGGCTTTTGTATTTGGAACACTAAAACAACTGATTATAGCGTGATGAATAGCCCTTACAAAAAGGATGTGGTAAAGCAATTTACCGACGCGTTCAGAGCTAAGGGATTAAAGGTTATGCTGTACTACAGCATTTTAGACACTCACCATAAACTTAGGCCAAACAGCATCACGCCAAAACACTTCGAGATGGTGAAAGCACAATTAACAGAGCTGCTTACCAAATACGGCAAAATAGAAGCATTGATAATTGATGGCTGGGATGCGCCCTGGTCAAGAATTTCTTACGATGACATCAATTTTGAAGATGTTTACCACCAGGTGAAGTCCCTGCAGCCCGAATGTGTTATAATGGACCTTAATGGTGCAAAATATCCGGCTGAAGGCTTGTTCTATACTGATATTAAGACCTATGAAATGGGTGCAGGTCAGCGGATATCTAAAGAAACCAATAGGATGCCGGCACTTGCCTGCCTGCCAATAAATAGCGCCTGGTTTTGGAAAACCGATTTCCCAACTACTCCTGTAAAGGACGCTGCCAAGCTGGTTAGTGAAGACATAATCCCGTTAAACAAGGTTGATTGTAATTTCATCCTGAATGTAGCACCTAATAGAGACGGGCTGATAGATGATAATGCGCTGACGGCGTTAAAACAAATAGGTGGTTTGTGGAAGAACGACGGACCGGCACCTAAACTTGCACCCACAGGAGCCCCGATAATATCTACCAACCTGGCTAAAAACAAGCCGGCAAACTCCAGTTGGAGCGACGATATGAACATTATGGACTTTGCTAACGATGATGATTTTATATCATCCTGGACGTCCAATTCTGCTGTTGAAAAGCCATGGTACGAGGTTGATTTTGGTAAGAATACCGACTTTAACGCTGTGGTTATATCCGAAGAGAAACCTAATATAACCAATTACCGTATAGAGTACTTGCAAAATGGCGTTTGGAAGCCTATACCAACTGCAGAAAACGGCAGCAGAGTAAAGGTGAACCGCTTTGATAGGGTGTATGGGGATAAAGTGCGTGTTTGGATTGACAAAGCAGACCACCAGGTATCTATAGCGGAGCTAGGCGTTTACAACGAGCGTCGTTAG
- a CDS encoding VOC family protein, producing MITKLNHVSVFVLDQDSAYDFYVNKLGFKVHTDAAMGPGMRWLTVCPPEQPDLEISLMAIAEGMMFKKEAAEQMRALVSSGTFGFGVFECKDLIATYEELKTKGVEFTKEPTKEFYGFEALFKDDSGNWFSLGQADTK from the coding sequence ATGATCACCAAACTTAATCATGTAAGCGTTTTTGTGCTGGATCAGGACAGTGCTTACGATTTTTATGTAAACAAACTTGGCTTTAAGGTACATACTGATGCTGCGATGGGCCCCGGTATGCGCTGGCTTACGGTTTGCCCACCGGAGCAGCCGGACCTTGAAATATCATTAATGGCCATTGCCGAAGGTATGATGTTTAAAAAGGAAGCCGCCGAGCAGATGCGGGCCCTGGTTAGCAGTGGTACTTTTGGCTTCGGTGTTTTTGAGTGTAAAGATCTGATAGCGACTTACGAAGAGCTTAAGACTAAAGGTGTAGAGTTTACTAAAGAGCCAACAAAGGAGTTTTACGGTTTCGAGGCGCTTTTCAAAGACGACTCGGGCAATTGGTTCTCGTTGGGTCAGGCGGATACCAAGTAA
- a CDS encoding NUDIX hydrolase, producing MEVKLPTFDSVFSIDCVIFGFEAGELKILLIERNEEPFKDWLALPGYIVEQDESIDDAAERILYELTGLRDLHMQQFHTFGEVKRHPQGRVITVAYYALIRINGQKELKPVTQYAKSAFWHPVNDLPKLAFDHSEIFNTGFNKIRRRLNYQPIAFELLPEKFTLTQLQSLYEAVLNKKLDKRNFRKKMLSYGFLKELDEKQKGVSYRAAKLYKFDRRKYAKIFQNELNLVQ from the coding sequence GTGGAAGTAAAGTTACCTACATTTGACTCGGTTTTCTCTATCGACTGCGTAATTTTTGGCTTTGAAGCGGGAGAATTAAAAATATTACTCATCGAACGTAATGAGGAACCATTTAAGGACTGGCTGGCCTTGCCGGGCTATATTGTTGAGCAGGATGAAAGTATTGATGATGCAGCCGAGCGTATACTTTACGAACTTACCGGCTTGCGGGACTTGCATATGCAGCAATTTCACACGTTTGGAGAAGTAAAAAGGCACCCGCAGGGCCGGGTTATTACCGTTGCTTACTACGCACTGATACGCATAAACGGCCAGAAAGAGTTAAAGCCGGTTACGCAATACGCAAAATCAGCGTTTTGGCACCCGGTAAATGATCTGCCTAAGTTGGCGTTCGACCATAGTGAGATATTTAACACCGGGTTTAATAAGATCCGCCGCAGGTTGAACTACCAACCTATTGCATTTGAGTTATTGCCTGAGAAATTTACACTAACCCAACTACAGTCTTTATACGAGGCTGTACTCAACAAAAAGCTGGATAAGCGTAATTTTCGTAAAAAGATGCTGAGCTATGGTTTCCTTAAAGAACTTGATGAGAAGCAGAAAGGCGTATCGTACAGGGCGGCTAAGCTCTATAAATTCGATCGTCGAAAATACGCAAAGATTTTTCAGAACGAGCTGAATCTGGTTCAGTAA
- the pfkA gene encoding 6-phosphofructokinase — MHKISKIGVLTSGGDAPGMNPCIRAVVRTAIYNGLDVVGIRQGYQGLIDNNMYDMNTRSVSNILNLGGTILKTARCLPFRSDEGMELAYKNAKERGIDALVVIGGDGTFTGALRFSKRFPDMAVIGVPGTIDNDLYGSTYTLGFDTATNTVIEAIDKIRDTADAHDRLFFIEVMGRDSGAIALRAGISCGAEAILLPERATAIDELIENLKAGQFNKKSSSIVIVAEGDKTGGVYDLAERVRAQVKFYDIKVTILGHLQRGGSPSAFDRILGSRLGFAAVNALLAGKSQMMVGLEANHIKLTSLEEALNQHTFKLEEDLMQMSEILSI, encoded by the coding sequence ATGCATAAAATTTCAAAGATCGGGGTGCTTACTTCGGGCGGCGACGCACCGGGAATGAACCCTTGCATCAGAGCGGTAGTTCGTACTGCCATTTATAACGGCCTGGACGTTGTTGGTATCAGGCAGGGTTACCAGGGCCTTATCGACAACAACATGTATGACATGAACACCCGTTCGGTAAGTAATATCCTGAACCTGGGTGGCACTATTTTAAAAACCGCTCGTTGCCTTCCGTTCCGTAGTGATGAAGGAATGGAGTTGGCCTATAAAAACGCTAAAGAACGCGGCATTGATGCTCTTGTAGTAATTGGTGGCGATGGTACCTTTACCGGTGCGCTGCGCTTTTCTAAGAGATTTCCGGATATGGCTGTGATAGGTGTGCCCGGTACTATAGATAATGACCTTTACGGTTCCACTTATACCCTTGGGTTCGATACAGCTACAAATACTGTAATAGAAGCTATTGATAAAATACGTGACACTGCTGATGCACACGATCGCTTGTTTTTTATTGAAGTGATGGGCCGGGATTCGGGTGCTATAGCTTTGCGGGCGGGTATTTCCTGCGGTGCAGAAGCAATACTGCTGCCGGAGAGAGCTACGGCAATAGATGAGCTTATAGAAAATCTAAAAGCAGGTCAGTTCAACAAGAAGTCTTCCAGTATAGTTATTGTTGCGGAAGGTGATAAAACCGGTGGTGTGTATGACCTTGCCGAACGTGTTCGCGCTCAGGTTAAATTCTACGATATTAAGGTAACCATTTTGGGTCACTTGCAACGTGGAGGCAGCCCATCTGCATTCGACAGGATATTAGGAAGCCGCTTAGGCTTTGCAGCAGTGAACGCTCTGCTTGCCGGCAAATCACAAATGATGGTTGGCCTGGAGGCAAACCACATTAAACTTACCAGCCTGGAGGAAGCGTTAAATCAACATACATTTAAACTGGAAGAGGATTTGATGCAGATGTCAGAAATCCTATCAATATAA